Proteins found in one Aethina tumida isolate Nest 87 chromosome 1, icAetTumi1.1, whole genome shotgun sequence genomic segment:
- the LOC109595486 gene encoding B2 protein-like, protein MKFFITFVALAVIGAKAASLSEEQKQKLISYHKECQAQSGVENLTIEDAKAGKYRDDPKAKEHLLCVSKKVGLQNEAGELQNDVITEKLTKLLGNAELAQSLVAKCATAQATPQDTAYSVLKCYHENTPDHISLV, encoded by the exons ATGAAATTCTTCATTACCTTTGTTGCTTTGGCCGTAATTGGCGCAAAg GCCGCTTCATTATCCgaagaacaaaaacaaaaactaatttctTACCACAAGGAATGCCAGGCTCAATCTGGAGTCGAAAATTTAACCATCGAAGATGCTAAAGCTGGAAAATACAGAGACGATCCAAAAGCCAAGGAACATTTGCTCTGTGTTTCTAAGAAAGTTGGTTTGCAAAACGAAGCCGGAGAGCTTCAAAATGATGTGATTACCGAAAAACTCACTAAATTGCTTGGCAACGCTGAATTGGCCCAATCCTTGGTTGCAAAGTGCGCCACTGCACAGGCAACACCTCAAGACACAGCTTACTCTGTCTTGAAATGTTACCACGAAAATACTCCTGATCatattagtttagtttaa